A single region of the Aeromonas hydrophila subsp. hydrophila ATCC 7966 genome encodes:
- a CDS encoding TIGR03503 family protein, whose amino-acid sequence MSKLWSGLLLLASLTASANEVFAPSDIPLLDNRFRIDYGVKEITFIVTRKPGTPSVILVRPDGSKLYVGKVTPPDVGWLALKDQDLITIRDPMPGPWQAIGEVDPDNRVRLLSNIRLETDQLPTQLYQGERVKLKSWLLIDDAPPKAGYYLTDLGMTVRLQRFNDAKQEGEPIVDEVLGHYRDDGKGLDEVPGDGIMTAEAVLDVAAGKYRAMYSTGNQVFSRARYQDVLIYPLPVSYTLAPPSQEFGAKLSFLIDADELDPASVVIEGKATNTVGASMAFNAVATEPRVEVDLSAIKEVGQYEVTATLFGTTRLGREIQVTLPVKSFNIFPVLAAEPSAASAASETSAAVPNQVKFEEKQSSGWLIWLLGGVGILLVLLGGVGFILLQKRRALKKAMAAQKAESESAKPEAKLDLNLPEQ is encoded by the coding sequence ATGAGCAAGCTATGGAGCGGCCTGCTGTTATTGGCCTCGCTGACGGCCTCGGCCAACGAGGTGTTTGCCCCCTCCGACATTCCCCTGCTCGACAATCGCTTTCGTATTGATTACGGGGTGAAAGAGATCACCTTCATCGTGACGCGCAAGCCGGGCACCCCGTCGGTGATCCTGGTGCGTCCGGACGGCAGCAAGCTCTATGTGGGCAAGGTGACGCCCCCCGATGTGGGCTGGCTGGCGCTCAAGGATCAGGATCTCATCACCATCCGTGATCCCATGCCGGGCCCCTGGCAGGCCATCGGCGAGGTGGACCCGGACAATCGGGTGCGCCTGCTGTCGAACATCAGGCTGGAAACCGATCAACTGCCGACCCAGCTCTATCAGGGAGAAAGGGTCAAGCTCAAGTCCTGGCTGCTGATCGACGATGCACCGCCCAAGGCCGGTTATTACCTGACCGACCTTGGCATGACGGTGCGATTGCAGCGTTTCAACGATGCCAAGCAGGAGGGAGAGCCCATTGTTGACGAAGTGCTCGGCCACTATCGTGACGATGGCAAGGGGCTTGATGAGGTGCCGGGTGACGGCATCATGACTGCTGAGGCGGTGCTTGATGTGGCTGCTGGCAAATACCGGGCCATGTACAGCACGGGCAATCAGGTGTTCTCCCGCGCTCGCTATCAGGACGTGCTGATCTACCCGTTGCCGGTCAGCTATACCTTGGCGCCTCCCTCGCAGGAGTTTGGTGCCAAGCTCTCCTTCCTGATCGATGCTGATGAACTGGATCCGGCCTCCGTGGTCATTGAGGGCAAGGCGACCAACACGGTGGGAGCCAGCATGGCGTTCAATGCGGTGGCGACCGAACCCCGTGTGGAAGTAGATCTCTCCGCCATCAAGGAGGTTGGCCAGTATGAGGTGACTGCCACCCTGTTTGGCACGACCCGGCTGGGCCGCGAGATCCAGGTCACGCTGCCGGTGAAATCGTTCAATATCTTCCCTGTGCTGGCGGCTGAGCCATCGGCGGCCTCTGCGGCTTCTGAGACCTCGGCTGCGGTGCCCAACCAGGTGAAATTCGAGGAAAAACAGAGCAGCGGCTGGCTGATCTGGCTGCTGGGTGGGGTCGGCATCCTGCTGGTTTTGCTGGGCGGCGTTGGTTTCATCTTGCTGCAAAAGCGGCGGGCACTGAAAAAAGCGATGGCGGCGCAGAAGGCCGAGAGCGAAAGCGCCAAGCCGGAAGCCAAACTGGATCTGAACCTGCCCGAACAATAA
- the gloB gene encoding hydroxyacylglutathione hydrolase: MYPVITVPAFNDNYIWLIRHENHCLVVDPGDAEPVLERLAALDLQLDAILLTHHHHDHVGGVTALLGHFPHARLYGPKLDPMPAHHGQWLDDGDQINWHGLSLEVIHVPGHTHGHIAYYGHGMLFCGDTLFSAGCGRLFEGTPAQMHASLQRLAALPDDTLIYCAHEYTLSNLRFAYAVEPDNHAIQQRIGLISKLRQQGLPSLPSRLGDEREFNVFLRCEQDSVKFSAEKHALKCLENPEDTFTVLRSWKDVF, encoded by the coding sequence ATGTATCCAGTGATCACAGTTCCTGCCTTTAACGACAACTACATCTGGTTGATCCGACACGAAAATCACTGCCTGGTCGTCGACCCGGGCGATGCCGAACCCGTGCTGGAGCGACTGGCCGCACTGGATCTGCAGCTCGACGCGATCCTGCTGACTCATCACCATCACGATCATGTGGGAGGCGTCACCGCCCTGCTCGGCCATTTCCCCCATGCCAGACTCTATGGCCCCAAACTTGACCCCATGCCCGCTCATCACGGCCAGTGGCTCGATGACGGGGATCAGATCAACTGGCACGGGCTGAGTCTCGAGGTGATCCATGTGCCCGGCCATACCCATGGCCACATCGCCTATTACGGCCATGGCATGCTGTTTTGTGGTGATACCCTCTTCAGTGCCGGTTGCGGCCGCCTGTTCGAAGGTACCCCGGCCCAGATGCACGCCTCACTGCAGCGGCTCGCCGCCCTGCCCGACGACACCCTCATTTATTGTGCCCATGAATACACCCTCTCCAACCTGCGTTTCGCCTACGCGGTCGAGCCAGACAACCATGCGATCCAGCAGCGGATCGGGCTGATCAGCAAGCTGCGCCAGCAGGGTCTGCCGAGTCTGCCATCACGGCTGGGGGATGAGCGGGAGTTCAACGTTTTTCTGCGATGCGAACAGGATTCCGTGAAATTTTCTGCTGAGAAACACGCCTTAAAATGCTTGGAAAATCCAGAGGATACCTTCACCGTGCTGCGATCCTGGAAGGACGTTTTTTGA
- the dnaQ gene encoding DNA polymerase III subunit epsilon: protein MNTPQLNRQIILDTETTGMNTAGGPVYLGHRIIEIGCVEVINRKLTGNHFHVYIKPDRLVDPEAIQVHGITDEFLRDKPSFSQIADEFIEFIRGAELIAHNAPFDVSFMDYEFGKLGLNFKTADICGITDTLAMARDLFPGKRNNLDVLCDRYGIDNSHRTLHGALLDAEILADVYLLMTGGQTKLNLATESSENESNQDTSIRRLESNRPPLKVIRASAEIEAVHEARLDLVQKKGGACLWRQ from the coding sequence ATGAACACACCCCAACTGAATCGCCAGATCATTCTGGATACTGAAACCACAGGTATGAACACCGCCGGTGGCCCCGTCTATCTGGGACACCGCATCATCGAGATCGGCTGTGTGGAGGTGATCAACCGCAAGCTGACCGGTAACCACTTCCACGTCTACATCAAGCCGGATCGGCTGGTGGACCCCGAGGCCATCCAGGTGCACGGCATCACCGACGAGTTCCTGCGTGACAAGCCGTCGTTCAGCCAGATCGCCGACGAGTTCATCGAGTTCATCCGCGGTGCCGAGCTGATTGCCCACAACGCGCCGTTTGACGTGAGCTTCATGGACTATGAGTTCGGCAAGCTCGGCCTCAATTTCAAGACTGCCGACATCTGCGGCATCACGGATACTCTGGCGATGGCGCGGGACCTGTTCCCAGGCAAGCGCAACAACCTCGACGTGCTGTGTGATCGCTACGGCATCGACAACTCGCACCGTACCCTGCACGGGGCTTTGCTCGATGCGGAGATCCTGGCGGACGTCTACCTGCTGATGACGGGTGGCCAGACCAAGTTGAATCTGGCTACCGAGAGCAGTGAAAATGAGAGCAATCAGGACACCAGCATCCGCCGGTTGGAGAGCAATCGCCCACCGCTCAAGGTGATCCGTGCCAGTGCCGAGATTGAGGCGGTGCACGAAGCACGGCTGGATCTGGTGCAGAAAAAAGGAGGAGCCTGCCTGTGGCGGCAATGA
- the yciA gene encoding acyl-CoA thioester hydrolase YciA — translation MVDTRRHPDGELLLRTLAMPADTNPNGDIFGGWIMSQMDIGGGIMAKELAKGRICTVSVEGMTFHSPVKVGDVVCCYGRCLKIGRSSMRLKLEVWVKPVLRENEAQRYCVTEGIFTYVAIDEQGKSRPVPV, via the coding sequence ATGGTAGATACAAGACGTCACCCCGATGGGGAACTGTTGCTGAGAACCCTGGCAATGCCAGCCGATACCAACCCGAATGGCGATATCTTCGGGGGCTGGATCATGTCCCAGATGGATATAGGTGGGGGCATCATGGCCAAGGAGCTGGCAAAAGGACGTATTTGTACCGTATCCGTCGAGGGCATGACCTTTCACAGCCCGGTCAAGGTGGGCGACGTGGTGTGTTGCTACGGGCGCTGCCTGAAGATCGGTCGCAGTTCCATGCGGCTGAAGCTGGAGGTGTGGGTCAAGCCGGTGCTGCGTGAAAACGAGGCCCAGCGCTACTGCGTGACCGAAGGGATCTTCACCTATGTCGCCATCGACGAACAGGGAAAATCCCGTCCGGTACCAGTCTGA
- a CDS encoding LysM peptidoglycan-binding domain-containing protein: MKVRTALLAALFLSGCQNLSHQDDRALTAIEPIKSPQVNKKAYKKHSARFLFGDEQIDELDDTDNLWVRISDDMQFDPQENDRVRQQRDWLLRNDKHLATIASRAEPYLYLMVEEIERRELPMELITIPMIESMFDPHARSRSNAVGLWQFVPATGKNFGLRHDNWYDGRRDVLASTNAALDYLEYLNRFFDGDWLQTLAAYNAGEGRVRNAITRNQKAGRPTDYWSLDLPRETRMYVPKILAMADMIRNADKYNVTLPVLANKPQLRVVNTGGQIDLNVAAQLAGLRPAQLKEVNPALTRWSTSPKGPYRLLVPVEYADTLELALADLPQSERIRTRSYQVTSGDTLSRIAQNHGVSVQQLKLANNLSGNHLRRGQTLMIPTSGSKPVVSQSAQSKPQQLASRSAGKIQYKVRAGDNLWSISQAHGVTHDELAKWNGLNAKSALKPGMKLVVWPKQGKSSNKSMVYQVRRGDSLSSIAARFQVAVMDVMRWNQLGKSDYLKPGQELTLFVKNNS; this comes from the coding sequence ATGAAGGTACGAACGGCCTTATTGGCGGCGCTGTTTCTCAGCGGCTGCCAAAACCTGAGCCATCAGGATGACCGGGCGCTAACGGCAATCGAGCCGATCAAGTCCCCCCAAGTCAACAAAAAAGCGTATAAAAAGCATTCGGCGCGCTTCCTGTTCGGTGATGAACAGATCGACGAACTGGATGACACCGATAACCTGTGGGTGCGTATCAGCGATGATATGCAGTTTGATCCGCAGGAGAACGACCGTGTCCGCCAGCAGCGTGATTGGTTGTTGCGCAATGATAAGCATCTGGCGACCATTGCCAGCCGGGCTGAGCCCTACCTGTATCTGATGGTAGAGGAAATCGAACGGCGTGAGCTGCCAATGGAGCTTATTACCATCCCCATGATCGAGAGCATGTTCGATCCCCACGCCCGTTCCCGCAGCAATGCGGTGGGTCTGTGGCAGTTCGTTCCTGCGACCGGCAAGAACTTCGGCCTGCGCCACGACAACTGGTACGACGGCCGCCGCGATGTACTGGCCTCCACCAATGCCGCGCTGGATTATCTGGAGTACCTGAACCGTTTCTTCGACGGCGACTGGCTGCAGACGCTGGCGGCTTACAATGCCGGTGAAGGACGGGTGCGCAACGCCATCACCCGCAATCAGAAGGCAGGCCGACCAACCGACTACTGGTCACTCGATCTGCCCCGCGAAACCCGGATGTATGTGCCCAAAATCCTGGCCATGGCCGACATGATCCGCAATGCGGACAAGTACAATGTCACCTTGCCGGTACTGGCCAACAAGCCTCAGCTGCGGGTGGTCAACACCGGCGGCCAGATCGATCTGAACGTGGCAGCCCAGCTGGCAGGCCTGCGTCCGGCTCAGCTGAAAGAGGTCAATCCGGCCCTGACGCGCTGGTCGACCTCACCCAAGGGGCCCTATCGCCTGCTGGTACCGGTCGAGTATGCCGATACCCTGGAGCTGGCCCTGGCCGATCTGCCCCAGAGCGAGCGCATCCGCACCCGCTCCTATCAGGTCACCAGCGGCGACACTCTCTCCCGCATCGCCCAGAATCACGGGGTGAGCGTGCAGCAGCTCAAGCTGGCCAACAACCTGAGTGGCAATCACCTGCGCCGTGGCCAGACCCTGATGATCCCGACCAGCGGCAGCAAGCCGGTGGTCAGTCAGAGCGCTCAGAGCAAGCCACAGCAGCTCGCCAGCCGCAGTGCCGGCAAGATCCAGTACAAGGTACGTGCCGGTGACAATCTGTGGAGCATCAGCCAGGCACACGGGGTAACCCATGACGAGCTGGCCAAGTGGAACGGTCTCAACGCCAAGTCGGCCTTGAAGCCTGGCATGAAGCTGGTGGTCTGGCCCAAGCAGGGCAAGAGCAGCAACAAGTCCATGGTCTATCAGGTACGCCGCGGCGATTCCCTCTCCTCCATCGCCGCCCGTTTTCAGGTTGCCGTGATGGACGTGATGCGCTGGAATCAGCTGGGCAAGAGCGATTACCTCAAGCCGGGTCAGGAACTGACCCTGTTCGTGAAGAACAACAGCTGA
- a CDS encoding HD domain-containing phosphohydrolase, protein MDDQILIIDDDDLPLLDDQQAGWKVMIVDDEPEVHRITKITLSKFEFDNRPIEFLHAYSAAQARELLAKTPDVALLLLDVVMEVDHAGLDVVKFVREDLQNKMVRIVLRTGQPGQAPEDDVVTNYDINDYKDKTELTSQKLRTLLRASLRSYRDIRTLESNRQGLEKVIEASKGIFEKRALRQFVEGAQEQLGALLSLEESQIYDVKQFAYEVRDQILEPLLPGHPSLRLADAPSILRQAMANRANVYDGNQMVLYCQNPRHHLLFHIETTRQLSQMDMGLLSLFTENIIVALENIRLNEVIADNQREIIYRIGELVETRSKESGLHVKRVALYTELFCQLLGMSEEQSELIKRASPLHDIGKVGIPDAILHKPGKLTPEEWEIMKTHAQLGQDMLSGSDLALFQIGATIAGNHHEKWNGSGYPRGLKGDAIPLEGRVVALADVFDALGSDRCYKKAWPLDKVLALIQEEKGQHFDPQLVELMLANLDKFLEIRDQHKDIYVGEH, encoded by the coding sequence ATGGATGACCAAATCCTGATTATTGACGATGACGATCTGCCCCTTCTTGATGACCAGCAGGCTGGATGGAAGGTGATGATTGTGGACGATGAACCCGAGGTTCATCGCATCACCAAGATCACCCTGAGCAAGTTTGAATTCGATAATAGACCCATTGAATTTTTGCATGCTTATTCAGCCGCCCAGGCCAGGGAGTTGCTCGCCAAGACCCCGGACGTAGCACTGCTGCTGCTGGACGTGGTCATGGAGGTCGATCACGCCGGCCTCGATGTGGTCAAATTCGTGCGCGAGGATCTGCAAAACAAGATGGTGCGCATCGTGCTGCGTACCGGCCAACCCGGTCAGGCCCCGGAAGATGACGTGGTCACCAACTACGACATCAACGACTACAAGGACAAGACCGAGCTCACCTCCCAGAAGCTGCGCACCCTGCTGCGTGCCAGTCTGCGTTCATACCGCGACATCCGTACGCTGGAGAGCAATCGCCAGGGGCTGGAAAAAGTCATCGAGGCCTCCAAGGGGATCTTCGAGAAACGGGCGCTGCGCCAGTTTGTCGAAGGGGCTCAGGAACAACTTGGGGCCCTGCTCAGTCTGGAAGAGTCGCAAATCTACGACGTGAAGCAGTTCGCCTACGAAGTGCGGGATCAAATTCTGGAGCCCCTGCTGCCGGGCCACCCGTCACTGCGACTGGCAGATGCCCCCTCCATCCTGCGCCAGGCCATGGCCAATCGTGCCAACGTCTATGACGGCAACCAGATGGTGCTCTACTGCCAGAACCCCCGTCATCACCTGCTGTTTCATATCGAGACCACTCGTCAGCTCAGCCAGATGGACATGGGGCTGCTCAGCCTGTTTACCGAAAACATCATAGTGGCGCTGGAGAACATCCGGCTCAACGAGGTCATCGCCGACAATCAGCGCGAGATCATCTATCGGATCGGCGAGCTGGTGGAGACCCGCTCCAAGGAGTCCGGCCTGCACGTGAAACGGGTCGCTCTCTACACCGAGCTGTTCTGCCAGCTGCTTGGCATGAGCGAGGAGCAGAGCGAGCTCATCAAACGCGCCTCCCCGCTGCACGACATCGGCAAGGTGGGCATTCCGGATGCCATCCTTCACAAACCGGGCAAATTGACCCCCGAGGAGTGGGAGATCATGAAGACCCACGCCCAACTGGGGCAAGACATGCTCTCCGGCAGCGATCTCGCGCTGTTCCAGATTGGCGCGACCATCGCCGGCAACCACCATGAAAAGTGGAATGGCAGCGGCTATCCCCGTGGCCTCAAGGGTGATGCCATTCCGTTGGAAGGACGGGTGGTGGCGCTGGCTGACGTGTTTGATGCGCTCGGCTCGGATCGCTGCTACAAGAAGGCCTGGCCGCTGGACAAGGTACTGGCGCTGATCCAGGAGGAGAAAGGTCAGCACTTCGATCCCCAGTTGGTAGAATTGATGCTGGCCAACCTCGACAAGTTCCTCGAGATCCGCGATCAACACAAGGATATCTACGTCGGGGAACATTAA
- a CDS encoding class I SAM-dependent methyltransferase, with translation MQVARTEQQIEIPTSWSALPMGDWVAAEIQERLDSWCPHLFGYHLLKVGALSAELSCGCSSIRHQIGVAPSGRLLDLKGDPLALPVRTGSVDACLLAHCLDFSPDPHQVLREAERVLTDDGWLIVSGYNPLSLVGIGHCLPFLRQHLPWSARMFTPARVTDWLQLLGCEVMFDERFGYSFMGKQSRIGWWRESVGRDYCRPFASVYVIAARKRRFPLTPVRRRWRLPESIATPGMARQGW, from the coding sequence ATGCAGGTGGCACGTACCGAACAACAAATCGAGATCCCGACCAGCTGGTCGGCACTGCCCATGGGGGACTGGGTAGCGGCCGAGATCCAGGAGCGGCTCGACAGCTGGTGCCCACATCTGTTTGGTTATCATCTGCTTAAAGTCGGGGCACTGAGCGCCGAACTCTCCTGCGGCTGCTCTTCCATTCGCCACCAGATAGGGGTTGCCCCCAGCGGCAGACTGCTGGATCTCAAGGGCGATCCACTGGCCTTGCCGGTGCGTACCGGCAGCGTGGATGCTTGCCTGCTGGCCCACTGCCTCGACTTTTCGCCCGACCCCCACCAGGTACTGCGCGAGGCGGAGCGGGTGCTGACCGACGATGGCTGGCTCATCGTCAGCGGCTACAATCCGCTCAGCCTGGTCGGCATCGGCCACTGCCTGCCTTTCCTGCGTCAACATCTGCCCTGGTCGGCCCGCATGTTCACTCCGGCGCGGGTTACCGACTGGCTGCAGCTGCTCGGGTGTGAAGTGATGTTTGACGAGCGCTTTGGCTACTCGTTCATGGGCAAACAGAGCCGGATCGGCTGGTGGCGGGAGAGTGTGGGGCGGGATTATTGCAGGCCGTTTGCGTCCGTCTACGTGATAGCGGCGCGCAAGCGGCGCTTTCCGTTGACGCCGGTGCGCCGCCGCTGGCGCTTGCCCGAGTCGATAGCGACGCCGGGCATGGCGCGTCAGGGCTGGTAA
- the fadE gene encoding acyl-CoA dehydrogenase FadE, which translates to MTTTLTLLGVILVIGAMAYRRASLFTSTLATAAALIVGTLYGHVPLLVWALFAVLAIPLNLVDFRRNQLTKPLFKLYKSIMPEMSRTEKEAIEAGTTWWEADLFAGNPNWKKLHAIPVSTLSAEEQAFMDGPVEEVCRMVNDWEVTHERADLSPEVWQYLKDHKFFAMIIKKKYGGLEFSAYAQSCVLQKLCGASAVLASTVGVPNSLGPGELLQHYGTDEQKDYYLPRLAVGKEIPCFALTSPEAGSDAGSIPDFGIIAKGEWEGEEVLGMRLTWNKRYITLAPIATVLGLAFKLRDPDHLLGDEEELGITCALIPTHIKGVDIGRRHFPLNVPFQNGPTRGKDVFVPLDFIIGGPAMAGQGWRMLVECLSVGRGITLPSNSTGGVKMLALATGAYSRIRRQFKLPIGKMEGIEEPLARLGGNAYIMGAAANLTVTGIDLGEKPSVISAIVKYHLTDRAQKCIIDAMDIHGGKAICMGPNNYLARGYQGAPIAVTVEGANILTRSMIIYGQGAIRCHPYVLPEMLAASHPDQEQALKDFDKAMFSHVGFTISNLVRSFWLGLTGARFAAAPFKDQTKGYYQQLSRLSANLAFLSDMAMGTLGGELKRKERVSARLGDVLSQLYLASSALKRYQDEGRQHADLPLLHWALQDALFKAQEAIDELLRNFPNRWIGLALRVIVLPLGRDLKRPSDKLDSQVARLLQTPSETRSRLAQGQYLTREEGNPFGLLEQALDDVLSAEPLFEKVCKADGIKRPFMQLDKVAEIGLAQGVLNQTEADLLRRAEESRLRTINVDDFDPIDLVANKALFEPSVYHRAA; encoded by the coding sequence ATGACGACGACCCTCACTCTGCTCGGAGTGATCCTGGTGATCGGCGCCATGGCTTATCGCCGGGCGTCTCTGTTCACCTCCACGCTTGCCACCGCGGCAGCCCTGATTGTCGGCACCCTCTATGGCCATGTTCCCCTGTTGGTCTGGGCGCTGTTTGCCGTGCTCGCCATCCCCCTCAACCTGGTGGATTTTCGTCGCAACCAGCTGACCAAGCCGCTGTTCAAACTCTACAAATCCATCATGCCGGAGATGTCCCGCACCGAGAAAGAGGCCATTGAAGCGGGCACCACCTGGTGGGAAGCAGACCTGTTTGCCGGCAACCCGAACTGGAAGAAGCTGCACGCCATTCCGGTCAGCACGCTGTCTGCCGAAGAGCAGGCGTTTATGGACGGCCCGGTTGAAGAAGTGTGCCGCATGGTCAACGACTGGGAAGTGACCCACGAGCGAGCCGACCTCTCTCCCGAAGTGTGGCAATACCTGAAGGACCACAAGTTCTTCGCCATGATCATCAAGAAGAAATACGGCGGGCTGGAATTCTCCGCCTATGCCCAATCCTGCGTGCTGCAAAAGCTGTGCGGCGCCAGCGCAGTGCTGGCCTCCACCGTCGGCGTGCCCAACTCGCTGGGCCCGGGTGAGCTGCTGCAACACTATGGCACCGACGAGCAGAAGGATTACTACCTGCCCCGTCTGGCGGTCGGCAAGGAGATCCCCTGCTTCGCCCTGACCAGTCCGGAAGCGGGTTCAGACGCCGGCTCCATCCCCGACTTCGGCATCATCGCCAAGGGGGAATGGGAAGGAGAAGAGGTGCTCGGCATGCGCCTCACCTGGAACAAGCGCTACATCACTCTCGCCCCGATTGCCACCGTTCTGGGTCTGGCCTTCAAACTGCGCGACCCGGATCACCTGCTGGGTGACGAAGAAGAGCTTGGCATCACCTGCGCCCTCATTCCGACCCACATCAAGGGGGTCGACATCGGCCGCCGCCATTTCCCGCTCAACGTGCCGTTCCAGAACGGCCCGACCCGCGGCAAGGACGTGTTCGTCCCGCTCGACTTCATCATTGGCGGCCCGGCCATGGCCGGTCAGGGCTGGCGCATGCTGGTGGAATGCCTCTCGGTCGGACGCGGTATCACCCTGCCCTCCAACAGCACCGGCGGTGTCAAGATGCTGGCCTTGGCGACCGGCGCCTACAGCCGGATCCGTCGCCAGTTCAAGCTGCCCATCGGCAAGATGGAAGGGATTGAAGAGCCGCTGGCCCGTCTCGGTGGCAACGCCTACATCATGGGGGCCGCCGCCAACCTGACCGTGACCGGCATCGACCTCGGCGAGAAGCCCTCGGTCATCTCCGCCATCGTCAAATACCACCTCACCGACCGCGCCCAGAAGTGCATCATCGATGCCATGGACATCCACGGCGGCAAGGCCATCTGCATGGGCCCCAACAACTATCTGGCCCGCGGCTATCAAGGTGCCCCCATCGCCGTCACGGTCGAAGGGGCCAACATCCTGACCCGCAGCATGATCATCTACGGTCAGGGCGCCATCCGCTGCCACCCGTACGTGCTGCCGGAGATGCTGGCCGCCAGCCATCCGGATCAAGAACAGGCCCTCAAGGACTTCGACAAGGCGATGTTCAGCCACGTCGGCTTTACCATCAGCAATCTAGTGCGCAGCTTCTGGTTAGGGTTAACCGGTGCCCGCTTCGCCGCCGCGCCGTTCAAGGATCAGACCAAGGGCTACTACCAGCAGCTCTCCCGCCTCTCTGCCAACCTGGCCTTCCTGTCAGACATGGCGATGGGCACTCTGGGTGGCGAGCTCAAGCGCAAGGAGCGGGTCTCCGCCCGTCTCGGCGACGTACTGAGCCAGCTCTATCTGGCCTCCAGTGCCCTCAAACGCTATCAGGATGAGGGTCGTCAACACGCCGACCTGCCGCTGCTGCACTGGGCGCTGCAAGACGCCCTGTTCAAGGCCCAGGAAGCCATCGACGAGTTGCTGCGCAACTTCCCGAATCGCTGGATTGGTCTTGCCCTGCGCGTCATCGTGCTGCCGCTGGGTCGCGACCTGAAACGCCCGAGCGACAAGCTGGACAGCCAGGTTGCCCGCCTGTTGCAGACCCCGAGCGAAACCCGCAGCCGTCTGGCCCAAGGGCAGTATCTCACCCGCGAAGAGGGCAACCCCTTCGGCCTGCTGGAGCAGGCACTGGACGACGTGCTCTCTGCCGAGCCGCTGTTTGAGAAAGTATGCAAGGCTGACGGTATCAAGCGTCCGTTTATGCAACTGGACAAGGTGGCAGAGATCGGCCTGGCACAGGGAGTACTCAACCAGACCGAAGCGGACCTGCTGCGCCGCGCCGAAGAGAGCCGCCTGCGCACCATCAACGTCGATGATTTTGATCCCATCGACCTGGTGGCCAACAAGGCGCTGTTCGAGCCATCGGTCTATCACAGAGCCGCCTGA
- the rnhA gene encoding ribonuclease HI, which translates to MLKKIDLYTDGSCLGNPGPGGYGAVMVYGKHRKELAGGFRLTTNNRMELMAAIMGLRTLNEPCQVRLTTDSQYVRQGITQWIIGWKKKGWVTASRQPVKNVDLWQALDAEVARHQIEWLWVKGHSGHPENERCDELAREAASGKQLAEDTGYQP; encoded by the coding sequence ATGCTAAAAAAGATCGATTTGTATACGGATGGTTCCTGTCTCGGCAACCCGGGCCCTGGCGGCTATGGTGCCGTCATGGTCTATGGCAAGCACCGCAAGGAGCTCGCCGGCGGTTTTCGCCTCACCACCAACAACCGGATGGAGCTGATGGCCGCCATCATGGGGCTGCGCACCCTGAACGAGCCCTGCCAGGTCAGACTCACCACCGACAGCCAGTATGTGCGCCAGGGGATCACCCAGTGGATCATCGGCTGGAAGAAGAAAGGATGGGTGACAGCCAGCCGTCAGCCGGTCAAGAACGTCGATCTCTGGCAGGCATTGGATGCGGAAGTGGCGCGCCATCAGATCGAATGGCTCTGGGTCAAGGGGCACTCCGGTCACCCGGAAAACGAACGCTGTGACGAGCTGGCCCGCGAGGCCGCCAGCGGCAAGCAGCTGGCCGAGGACACAGGTTACCAGCCCTGA
- a CDS encoding endonuclease/exonuclease/phosphatase family protein yields MKNSYRILGTSLLTLGLVGCFEVPDQDHLVTAQGIIPGANCQKPPLVALASTALPREFGITVWNLYKGQRKNWREGLDEYAKSQDLVLLQESATRPDMLEWLKAGDFQWQQLQAFTQGGVSFGVMTVAKTPQAFVCGVRSPEPLLRIPKSGLVSLYPLQGDPDGVLVVNLHAVNFELGMATFREQLNDLTALIHRHQGPVILAGDFNTWNDKREFWLNKLVGELGLQEAIPVPDLRRTAFGRPLDHLYYRNLDLVEVSSPATDASDHNPIMARFAAQAITP; encoded by the coding sequence ATGAAAAATAGTTATCGCATTCTGGGTACGTCGCTGTTGACGTTGGGACTGGTCGGCTGTTTCGAGGTGCCGGATCAGGATCACCTGGTCACGGCGCAGGGCATCATTCCCGGCGCCAACTGCCAGAAGCCGCCGCTGGTGGCACTGGCCTCCACCGCCTTGCCACGCGAGTTCGGCATTACCGTCTGGAATCTCTACAAGGGTCAGCGTAAAAACTGGCGCGAAGGGCTGGACGAGTATGCCAAATCCCAGGATCTGGTACTGCTGCAGGAGTCGGCGACCCGCCCCGATATGCTGGAATGGCTGAAGGCCGGTGATTTCCAGTGGCAGCAATTGCAAGCCTTTACCCAGGGCGGTGTCTCCTTCGGCGTGATGACGGTCGCCAAGACGCCCCAGGCGTTTGTGTGCGGCGTGCGCTCACCCGAGCCGCTGCTGCGCATCCCCAAATCCGGTCTGGTCAGCCTCTACCCCTTGCAGGGGGATCCTGACGGCGTGCTGGTGGTGAACCTGCATGCGGTGAATTTCGAGCTGGGGATGGCGACCTTTCGCGAGCAGCTCAACGATCTGACCGCCCTCATCCATCGCCATCAGGGCCCGGTGATTCTGGCCGGGGATTTCAACACCTGGAACGACAAGCGCGAATTCTGGCTGAACAAGCTGGTGGGCGAACTGGGGCTGCAGGAGGCGATCCCGGTGCCGGATCTGCGCCGGACCGCCTTCGGCCGGCCGCTCGATCACCTCTACTACCGCAACCTGGACCTGGTGGAAGTGAGCAGCCCGGCGACCGATGCCTCGGATCACAACCCCATCATGGCCCGTTTCGCGGCTCAGGCCATCACCCCCTGA